A single Drosophila miranda strain MSH22 chromosome XR, D.miranda_PacBio2.1, whole genome shotgun sequence DNA region contains:
- the LOC117186502 gene encoding putative odorant-binding protein A10: MSRTGIILYRTAVVMTLMCVFCIQINGLPHPPLTTLAPRLDGVYDEKFDNVDLDEILIQERLLNNYIKCLESAGPCTPDAKMLKEILPDAVLTDCTKCTEKQKIGAEKVTRHLIDNRPNDWERLEKIYDPEGTYRIKYQKSKANGNKSL, encoded by the exons ATGTCGCGTACCGGTATTATCTTGTATCGCACGGCTGTGGTGATGACGTTAATGTGCGTTTTTTGCATCCAAATAAATGGACTTCCGCATCCACCGCTGACCACTTTAGCCCCGCGGTTAGATGGCGTCTACGACGAAAAGTTTGATAATGTAGATTTGGACGAGATATTGATCCAGGAGCGATTACTTAACAACTATATCAAGTGCCTGGAGAGTGCCGGCCCCTGTACACCCGATGCAAAAATGCTAAAGG AAATCTTACCCGATGCAGTTTTGACTGATTGCACCAAATGTACAGAAAAGCAAAAAATTGGCGCTGAGAAGGTGACCCGCCATCTTATTGATAATCGACCTAACGACTGGGAGCGTCTTGAGAAAATTTACGATCCGGAGGGTACCTATCGGATTAAGTACCAAAAGTCGAAGGCCAATGGCAACAAGTCATTGTAA